GCGACGTCACGTCCAACCGAACCTCCCTCACTTCCGTCATATGATGGCGTAAGGGCTGCTGCGGTCGCGCAATCTCAACCGCCAGCATAGGGCCCGCCGAACAACGCCCATCATTGAAGTCATGAGACGGACCGCCATTGACGGTGATTAGGAAAATGATTGGCGGTAGCCCTTTGCAGGTTTTGTTAAAGGCGGATAAAAGCAAGCGTAGCAATACTTTGGTCATGATCTTCTTTCCTTTAAACGTATTCCGAACGCAGAGCTGGAACCAGCCAGCCATCTGCAAACCCCTCGTTGTTCAGCACCATAGTTTGTATCTAATATACGTTTTTTTTTAACAGTGCGGAAGAGAACACGATGAATATCTTTCCAAAAAATTAAATGGTCAAGGGTGCGAATCAAAATTTTTGGCTAAGAGAGGTTTTTTAATCCGGATGTTCCACGTTATCATTTCGTAAATGATTTATTCATGATATAATCGGTCCTTACGAGATCAAGAACGTATTTTAGCCGTGGATTCCCTGCCGATTTGCCTCCAGGTCGCTCACGTGCCGAAACAGGGATAAGGGTCCGACCTTCCCGCCTGCGCGCCTTTTTTGCCTGATGGCGGAAAACATATGAGATACGTCTCCCGGTTTTTGATCACATTGCTCGGCACAGCCGCACTCTCCGGGTGTGATAACCCGGCGGAGGACGCTTTCAACGCGTCATCAACAGCCTGTGCCGCGAAATACCCGGTGATGAAAGGCCGCACTGTTGCGGGCGCGCAATGTCTGCATGATGTGGTCTTCTCACAAGGCCCGGCGGCCTTTTCGGACTCCTGGCTTACTTATCTTTATGCTTACGATAATTTCCGTATGGAGAAGGCCAAAGACGTTGATGCCGGCTCGCTTTCACCAGAGGATTACACGGCGCAACTCAATAATTTCTGGTCCAACCTGATGTCGCAGGATTTTCAACGCCGCACAGCGCAAAATCGGTGCCGGGCCGCGCTCAACGCCTATCGCAGCGCTTATCTGAACGGAAATCGGGACAAGCAGGCGCGTCGGTCCGATGCGCGGCGGGTTTACCCACCGATTTTCATCCCGGGATGCGACAGTTTCAATCCGAGCATAATGTGACCTCTCATCGCCTGATCGACCATGCGCGAATCATGAGCGCGACGCCTGACGGTCAGACGGGGATTGCCGAGGAGTCGCCCTAACAATCAATGCGCCTGGATCAGGTCAATCTGAAAACCATCACGGACAGATTGCAAAATGTGATCCGCGTCAGGGAGCGCTTGCATAAAAATGTCGGCCGCCTGAGGCCCCTGAAGGGGTTGGCGCGTATCTCCGAGGTAATTCACGAGCACACAATGGGACTTGCGTTGCCATCTCAGAGCAATGCGACGGGCGAGCATCCTGATTTCGCTCTCACTTAGAAAGTATAACACTTCGGATAACATGATGAGATCCGGCCTGACATCCGGCCACGCGGCGGGGAGTTCACCTTTGACAAAATGAACATGCCTGAATTCGACATTCCGCCGGGACGCCTCCCGTAAGGCGACGTCTGAGACGTCAATCCCGATCAGCTCCTGACATCGGGGCGCCAGTAGGTGGGTCAACTCCCCGATGGAACATCCCGCCTCAATGCCAAGTTGATAAATCGGCCGCGGGAGGACGGCGAGTGTCGCCTGATATTTGTCTCTCTCATAAGCCGTCGTGCGAAAGCCCCAGGGATCAATATTCGCCGCGTAAATATCGTTAAATTGCTGTGCTCGGTGACTCATCCCCG
This genomic stretch from Candidatus Kirkpatrickella diaphorinae harbors:
- a CDS encoding SAM-dependent methyltransferase; translation: MSHRAQQFNDIYAANIDPWGFRTTAYERDKYQATLAVLPRPIYQLGIEAGCSIGELTHLLAPRCQELIGIDVSDVALREASRRNVEFRHVHFVKGELPAAWPDVRPDLIMLSEVLYFLSESEIRMLARRIALRWQRKSHCVLVNYLGDTRQPLQGPQAADIFMQALPDADHILQSVRDGFQIDLIQAH